Genomic window (Spirosoma sp. KCTC 42546):
GGAAGAAGAACGGTTGAAGATTATTTAATTCTCACAAAAAAATGGTGATTGCACAATTCAGCATTTTTTTGTGAGAATTTGACATCACGACAGACATCCCGTATCGGAGCGAAAAGCCAATCAAACACGTTAGGACCGTAAACGTACGCTATCAGCTAAATAAAGGTGGTTAAAAGATAGTCTTCGTTCGTGTCCAACGCTTACTCGCTTTCCTCCTGACTAGCCCGTTCCACCGTTTCTACAAACTCCTCCGTAGAAACGGTATGTATGTACGGATCGTCGACGTCTTCCTCCGAATCAGGTATATTCTCTGGATTAGCTAAACTCATGGAGCCGGAGTTAAAAGTCATAAGACAAGGGTGAAGGACTTGAACCGCTAGGCCTTACCAAATCAACTCGATTTACGGAAGTCCTATACTTTTCCAGTTATAGAACGAATATACGAGTCTGTAAATAGAAATGGTTTTTTGTTGTTAACTAACTGGTTGAGGAGCTGTTTTTGACAATTGCCAGGGTTCGTTGATCCGGTATGCCGTTAAAATACTTACCTAAGACCGCTTGAAAAACAGGATCTGTCTGATCCAGGAGGCTAAAAAGGGTCATACTGGAGTGTAATTTCAAATCGTCTGGATTGCCCAGAATTTGATTGGCCGATTTTCCCTCAATCTGAAGCATTGCGTTGGCTATTTCAACCAAACGGTTTCCTAGTATTGGATGCTCTAAGTAGTCGCGGGCTTCCTGAATGTCGTTAATGGCGTAGAATCGGGCGGTTTCACTAACGCCTAATCCGGCAATCTGGGGGAAAATATACCACATCCAGTGGGTCTGCTTTCGCCCGTTCCTGATTTCGGCTAAGGCTCTGGAATAGTTGGTATCCTGAGCGTCTAAAAAGCGCTTTAGGGAATGATCTGTTTTCATTGACGTTTGAGTCGGGAAACAAAGTAGCCTTCGTCCGAACATCCTCTTAACTGGCGAACGTGGCTAGTTGTTAGCTATCCCCTTCACTAATGAAGGGACATTCACTGGTTTAAGGTAGTTAAGAACCTTTCTGGATAGCGTGTCCCTGACACGACTCCGGCGGGCAGGATTGCTTCAATGGTTTGTAAGTCTTCCCCGGTGAGTTGCACGTTTTCGGATGCCATGTTTTCTTCTAGGTGATTGATGCGTTTGGAGCCGGGGATGGTAATTAGATCGTCGCCCTGGGCCAGCACCCACGCAATTGCTAACTGGGCTGGCGTACACCCTTTTTCGGCGGCCAGCGTTCTGACCTTTTCGACCAGCTCAAGATTTTTGTAAAAGTTCTCACCCTGGTAGCGTGGCATGTGTATACGGCTGTCTTTGAGATCGTCGGGCGTTCTGATTTCTCCGCTTAGAAAACCCCGGCTTAGCGGGGCATAGGCCACCAGACCGATACCCAATTCGCGAATGGTGGGAAGGACTTCCGCTTCGATATCGCGAGTCCAGAGTGAGTACTCTATCTGTAGTGCAGTGATAGGATGCACACCAGCCGCCTTGCGGATAGAAGCTGCGGATGCTTCAGAGAGACCAATGTAACGAATCACACCTTTTTCTACCAGATCATCCAGGGCACCAACCGTGTCTTCAATAGGCACATTGGCATCTACCCGTGCAGGGGTATATAGATCAATGTAATCCGTTTTAAGGCGTTGGAGACTGTAAAAAACAGCGTTGCGAAGGT
Coding sequences:
- a CDS encoding DUF1810 domain-containing protein, producing MKTDHSLKRFLDAQDTNYSRALAEIRNGRKQTHWMWYIFPQIAGLGVSETARFYAINDIQEARDYLEHPILGNRLVEIANAMLQIEGKSANQILGNPDDLKLHSSMTLFSLLDQTDPVFQAVLGKYFNGIPDQRTLAIVKNSSSTS
- a CDS encoding aldo/keto reductase translates to MMNRKLGTNGPLVSAIGLGCMGMSGAYGQSDDTESIATIERALELGHNFLDTADYYRTGHNEELIAQAIKGKRNQAFLSVKTGQLVTAGPNKSMGPGSVTGRPDYLRNAVFYSLQRLKTDYIDLYTPARVDANVPIEDTVGALDDLVEKGVIRYIGLSEASAASIRKAAGVHPITALQIEYSLWTRDIEAEVLPTIRELGIGLVAYAPLSRGFLSGEIRTPDDLKDSRIHMPRYQGENFYKNLELVEKVRTLAAEKGCTPAQLAIAWVLAQGDDLITIPGSKRINHLEENMASENVQLTGEDLQTIEAILPAGVVSGTRYPERFLTTLNQ